ATATGTGACATAAAGCCAAGCTATTCTATTTAtctaattatgttttcttttttcaggtGGGCTTCCATAATTGTAACAACTCTTCTGATTAGAGGGGCAACCGTTCCTCTTTTAATTAATCAACTGAAAGCCACTACAAAACTCACTGTATGTTGTTTTAGTTGCTGATGCATCTTCAATTTCTCCCCATGTTATTTGATTGTATCAGTGTTATGTGTGTTAGCACCTTGATTCCTTGCACAGTCACACACTTCCACAGTGGGTAAAAAGTAACTTAATCTGAATTGAGTGCAAGCTTTGTATTTTGGTTATGGTGCTTCTGACACGATCTATTTACATGATTGCCTATGGTGCTTGctatctttttcttaatttccatCTCTGTTATTGTTCTTCTATCATTTTCATTACACTTCTTCAAACTCAAAACTGACAGATATGTGCTTGTGCTTCTAAATTCTGAATGCCACATCTGCTTTATGCTTTAGAATCCTAAGCATCACCAGTCTCTATTCCCAATACTCAACCCCTCCTAGACATGGAGGTTGTGCTTCTTTTTTAATAGCTAGTCTATTATTCATCATCTTTTACTTGCTTTTGACTAAATTTTTATGTAGATGATTAACTTGCTTCCGGTGGCAAGAATTATGTGCAACTGATTAATGGTTAAGCTATTCCAGGATTCTGGCATGCAAAAATATGTGGTGCAGTGTGTTTCCTCCTTTTGGTTGCTTTGCTTCCTGCCACTATTTTGTCTGGGTGCAACCTTTTCACTTGTGAAGATTTTTGCGCTCCCATCAATCTGTTAAATGTAACGATTTATGACCCCATGTCTTCTCTGCAGCTCATGAGGCCACATTTGGAAGAGATAAGGCAACAAATGTCTGATAAGGTCTGATGCCTTCCTCTGAGCGTGTGTCACTTGTTACATGTGAAGCCCCCCCATCACACACAAATTTGATGTACTGGGAAATCTCTCCTTGTCATTTGGTTGCATGTTTATAAACCTTTATTTATTTGGCATCTTTTGGATGGTAAACTTACATTGTCACGTTATCATTAAATCACGCCTCCTGGTATTTTGATTCTACTTCACCTAACCTCAGACTTGCTAGGTTAAGCTTGAAAGATCTATGATATGCAATGCCTggtctttttatttgaatgaaggGTTGCAGTTTATATAATAGTTTTAACAATGCGATAGATCTTTATTCACTCTGGACTTGTTCATGTGAATGCAAACAATAGATGCTTTAACAATATGTTGGGGAAATGCTTCCTTATTaaccccccccctccccccaactctctctctctcaggcTATGGACCCCATGGCTTTAGCTGAAGgccaaaaacaaatgaagaagCTTTTCAAAGAGTAAGCAACTCTCCATGTATTTAAACATGTAGCAAATATAATTTGCAACTCTCCATGTATGTAAACATGTAGCAAATATAATTTCCATGCATGGTTTCTCCAGTTTGAGATTCCCATAATGAAAAAATGCTTATGGATATTGTATATATTTATGCCGGCTTTAACTATTGTTAGGAACTCCATTTTTTATTGTGGCACATTTCTCTTTgaggatcttttttttttcatgtatctcAGTTCATTGTGATTTTCAAATTGCAGATATGGTGTGAGTCCTCTTACTCCATTGAAGGGGCTCTTTATTCAAGGTCCTATCTTTGTCAGTTTTTTCCTTGCGGTAAAATGCTTTTCTATACTCAAAACATACTATAGAGTTGGTGTTCATTTTAGATCGATCTTTATATCTGAATATgtctttgatatatatatgttcGCAGATCTCAAACATGACAGAGAAAGTACCAGCTTTTAAAAGTGGTGGTGCATACTGGTTTCTTGATCTGACGACTCCAGATAGTTTATACATCTTGCCGATTCTGACGGGTTTGACCTTCTGGATAACAGTGGAGGTAGGTCCTCTTTTAGTAAAGTTGAGCAAGGAGCActtccttttatttcttgttgtcttggaattaattgagttttcatCTTGTTTTACTTGGTGTTGCTTTATGTTCTTATCAGCTTCTAATTATCCCACTTTTGATCCTTTGTCAGTGCAACATGCAAGAAGGTCTGGAAGGAAATCCCATTGCTGGCACCATGAAAAAAGTTTCAAGGGTCTTTGCGGTTGCTTCAGTTCCACTGACTATGGGTTTCCCTAATGTAATCTTGCCATCGCTTTTTTATTGCATGATATCTTGTATTTTACATCTGTTGTCTGAGCTTGCTGTGTATCCTCATGCAATGGGCAATATGGATGTACTATGAAGTTATATTTAGTTTGTTGCATTGTACGATGCTGCATTTCTGTAGGCATGTTAGGCTAATAGCATCCTTGATGCAGGACAGCTTAGGGGCTGTTCTGAATCTGAGTTTCAAAGgctttttagggttttattgaAGTCTATTTCTGCTGGAATATGAGAAAGAATATGGGATGGAGTTCTAGGAGTCACACCTAGGGTTCTTAGGAGTCGCACCTAAGGGAGATTGAGTCACATAATCAATAGCAAATTGCTTGAATTTTATTCATAAACTTCTATGCATAATGTAGAAAGACTACATATTTAATTTGTAGAGTTCTAGTAGTCCAATTCTAACAAGGacataaattcataaataataacatattaagTATATGTAGAATAGGAAAAACCTAATAAAGCTAATTACTTCTTAGTTCTAATAAAAtactatatagaaaataaatctagaCACATACAAATTTCCAGATTTTCCATTAATTACAGAAATACCCTTCTCCATAAAAAGACATGAGTTTTGCTTCCTTTGTTGTCCTGCGTCAATCCTCTTGCTGTATGTTGGGAACTTTCACGTGAAATAGTTTGAGCCAACTTAATATTTCACTGGCAGGTTCTACAGATTGTCATGGGATTGTGATTTTCAGTTTGTCTTTCCCTTCCCCctcaacccccccccccctccttttcattttgtgtCATTATGTTTATTTTGGCATCATTAGATAGTAAAAAAACGACATGGAATTCTGCTTGCTATAAAGTAACACAAATGATGAAGTTCACTTCCATTAATTTTTGCAGGCCATATTTTGTTATTGGGTCACATCCAACTTATTCTCGCTCTTTTACGGCTTAGGTGAGTCCTtcaagttccttttattttttattttttttggcaggTAATCTCAGGAGCTTTAATGTCCAACAGCTGCTGGATTTCTGTTATCTCATGAACCAACAAAGTCCTTACATtacggattttttttcttcttttaaaataactgttttgtttgtattttcagCGCTTAAAGCCCCTGGGGTAAAGAAGTTCTTAGGTCTTCCTGAAATGCCTGTGGCACCAGCAAGTACTACACCCTCTTCCTTCGATCTGCTTGAGGCACTCAAACAACAGGTGGCAGCAAGACAGGAACCTGCCTCCCCATTACCTGTTGAACCATCATCAGAGCCTGGTGTCCGAAGAATATCACCGGCTTCAGTTCTTAGCCAGAGGCTTAGAAGTCTAGAGAAACAAGTAAAgggaaggaagaaaaacaacaacaagaggTGAGAGTTTATTCAATTTAGTAGCCAAACCATCACGGCTATTGCTATTATAACGACCGTACTCTGTAACAATGAATGAATGGAGGCACGCAAATTATTTAACAGGCAAAAGAAGAGTGCAATTTTTGACTGCTAGTATTTTTTCCTTGTCGAGTTCAGAATATTGGCATGTGAAGTTGGGGTTCCGGCGCATGTAATAAATGTCTTTGTAATAGCTCCTTTTGGATGAAGCTTTTTTGTATGCTTGAAAAGTGAATCGTGCTACAATACAGATTCTTGGTTATTATAGTTAAAACCATGTTTGGTTGAGCTGGTGGCAATCCTTGTTGAATTTTTAAAGTGTGACATGCTTGAATTAGGTGCTCGTAATTTCATTCATCCTAATACTAGatggattaaaattattttggaattAAGGTGGTACAGTGGTAAGAGCTCGGGActaaatgtttgtttttctgtaattagtttttagtttatatgatggCACTGGAAGTTTACatcatcattaattaattttagaatttatggaattagtcgagatatGTGTAAATTGGCTGGAcatttatgttaatataaaaaaaaaattattaaagggaAAAACATGTTTGTTAATTGGTTCAACCACCTGGTTTCTTCGAGAGTGTTCTATTAATGTCCACCGAGCCTCTTCACTTGATAGGCAGTTCTCTTCCGCGCGCGCATCCTCCCTCCCTCTTTTCAGCCATGGATGGTTGTTTTCTAGTGAGTGAATGAATGGTGGCTCATAAATTATTCGATTCCTTCCGTGATCTTTGGGAGGATTCGAGAGCTTGAAACTCTTGGAACCTACAATTGAGCAGGCAGGTGGAGGCGTCTACCCATATAGGAGGGTGAGCCAACGTATCATAATAATAGTCATGGCCAGGCCCAGCAATGCCAACTAGgtgattatattaatttcacCTAGTTATTCCATTATTAGCTCTTCCATAAGCTCTTCTCTCCACATAATTAAAAGACCAAAAGAGTAAATGCTCCTCCTTCCATCCTTTTTGTAGGGGGCCGCTCTCTTTCGCAAGGATTTAATACAAGCTTTAATTACGAGTCAAAGTAGATTTAAAGCCACGCTTTTGGCCATGACTAGCCGCTAGCCTCAAATCAAAAAATGGTTGAACTGAAATAAAGAGGATTGAAGAGAAAAGACAGGTAATATATAGGCAgtggttttgaaatttatttaaaaaatattttttttttatttttttagtttttttttaaatatcgatatttttttaattatattgggtatgattaattttttaggaggttagtatgatttatttttatatatatatatatatgttagtatgatttatatatatatatagtatgtgtagccttgcataatatttttttttccttctattttatttaacaagttctatgtgtttttgtttttattacaaattcattttataaataaatttattaaatacaatcaaGTAAATGACCCGTGttgtaatattaaatatcttgatttaaattttttctcttaattttttcaattatgtttttatttattgttaatgacttttttattcatttacttGCATAATggtttgtaatttatttatgattttttttgtataaaaaaaacaggttaaaaAATTCcacaagtttagttttttttattattatgtattgatgttttcaatttaatccttatttttataattttttattcttaatttcacCCTTATACAAGTTGATGATgcattgtttgtttatttagatGTGGTTGGTATgccaatataatattattattacaaaatcaaacattaatttcatcacatgataaataaatttaattttccccaaatcctaaaaaaaaacattaatatacaAATCATACATTTATACAATAAATTTCTCTAAGAGAAAGctataaaatacttaaatatacAAGTTAATTACAAATACcacaaaacaatttcaaaaaattaacctaaaccATTAATGGGTTGCAAGAGAAAATGACAGGTTTGCCTACTTGGGTtggttcaaataaattaaaaaaaaaaccttgaatatAGGAAAATCACCGATAATTTGATCTTGTAGGACATCATGATCAATATCTGTTTAATTCACGCATAAAACCATGGTAGGGAATCGGGCTATAGTTGAATGAggtatatggttttttttttttttttctggaaacgTTTGTTTATCTATAAGagcgaaaaaagaaagaacatagGGGTTATTCATTTTAATCAACaatggttttaaattaatttttagcatttatcaatatttttcttaaagtttATATCCATAATCTAGATTTAATGTAGGATaagtttttattatcaaatagaTCTTAGGAAAATCATCTATaatgattcaaaatataaaattatgagaAATCTCTTTTTTGCCACtttctcttttattaaaatacaagaTATAATTATCTAGTAAATGGTCTAATGATAAAAGCTTGGGATCAAGgagtttattttttctgtgGTTTCAAGTTCGAGTTATGTGGTTACTAACATGATGACTACTAAAgatttatatggtcgttaattttaaaacctataaaattaattgaggtatACATAAGCTCTAGTTcggatatttatattaataaaaaaaaaattaaaagatagtaATCTGTTGAGCAAATCTGCTCATCAAAGGAGCCACCACGAAAGTTGATTACATTAGAATCATTTCACTTTAAgagtaatattataaataaacttAGATtccaaaagaaataaataattataagaaaatgcgTTATTTAACCATTCTAAAACTCTCGACCTctccattgtaaaaaaaaaaaaaaaagggtttgatGGTA
This genomic interval from Populus alba chromosome 1, ASM523922v2, whole genome shotgun sequence contains the following:
- the LOC118033780 gene encoding mitochondrial inner membrane protein OXA1 isoform X2, which gives rise to MAYVRSLSTRANIVRRRYNASFSYILHDDDRKHNSIEEGPSSKGMSNLFQQRSFGSSRKRFDNNLAVFGFFHNRRCLDLSLSPSIGVSFCRDMSTIGGGSENIELINDVADVLTDTTFEAVSAQAPVVNEVAIAAADSYFPVAALQHVIDAVHSFTGFNWWASIIVTTLLIRGATVPLLINQLKATTKLTLMRPHLEEIRQQMSDKAMDPMALAEGQKQMKKLFKEYGVSPLTPLKGLFIQGPIFVSFFLAISNMTEKVPAFKSGGAYWFLDLTTPDSLYILPILTGLTFWITVECNMQEGLEGNPIAGTMKKVSRVFAVASVPLTMGFPNAIFCYWVTSNLFSLFYGLALKAPGVKKFLGLPEMPVAPASTTPSSFDLLEALKQQVAARQEPASPLPVEPSSEPGVRRISPASVLSQRLRSLEKQVKGRKKNNNKR
- the LOC118033780 gene encoding mitochondrial inner membrane protein OXA1 isoform X1, which codes for MAYVRSLSTRANIVRRRYNASFSYILHDDDRKHNSIEEGPSSKGMSNLFQQRSFGSSRKRFDNNLAVFGFFHNRRCLDLSLSPSIGVSFCRDMSTIGGGSENIELINDVADVLTDTTFEAVSAQAPVVNEVAIAAADSYFPVAALQHVIDAVHSFTGFNWWASIIVTTLLIRGATVPLLINQLKATTKLTDSGMQKYVLMRPHLEEIRQQMSDKAMDPMALAEGQKQMKKLFKEYGVSPLTPLKGLFIQGPIFVSFFLAISNMTEKVPAFKSGGAYWFLDLTTPDSLYILPILTGLTFWITVECNMQEGLEGNPIAGTMKKVSRVFAVASVPLTMGFPNAIFCYWVTSNLFSLFYGLALKAPGVKKFLGLPEMPVAPASTTPSSFDLLEALKQQVAARQEPASPLPVEPSSEPGVRRISPASVLSQRLRSLEKQVKGRKKNNNKR
- the LOC118033780 gene encoding mitochondrial inner membrane protein OXA1 isoform X3, with product MAYVRSLSTRANIVRRRYNASFSYILHDDDRKHNSIEEGPSSKGMSNLFQQRSFGSSRKRFDNNLAVFGFFHNRRCLDLSLSPSIGVSFCRDMSTIGGGSENIELINDVADVLTDTTFEAVSAQAPVVNEVAIAAADSYFPVAALQHVIDAVHSFTGFNWWASIIVTTLLIRGATVPLLINQLKATTKLTDSGMQKYVLMRPHLEEIRQQMSDKAMDPMALAEGQKQMKKLFKEYGVSPLTPLKGLFIQGPIFVSFFLAISNMTEKVPAFKSGGAYWFLDLTTPDSLYILPILTGLTFWITVECNMQEGLEGNPIAGTMKKVSRVFAVASVPLTMGFPNVISGALMSNSCWISVIS